TCCCCATCATATATCACCGAAAAATAAGAAGGAATACCCGCCGCTGCCAGCAATGTCCGCATATAATTGGTTAATGCCTTGCAGTCGCCATACCCTTTTTTGCTGACTTCGGCCGCAGGCATGGGTTGCCAGCCGCCAATACCCATCGCAATCAGCACGTACCGGGTTTTGTTCTGCATATACTGGTAAAGCGTTTTCACTCGCTCAGCGGTGGATCCGGTAAGGTTCAGGGCTTTTACTTCGGCTATAATCTCTGGCGTAAGTTCAGAGACGGGCGTAATCAGTTGTTGGTAATACCATTTCCCGAAAGCATCCCAATCCGTCATATCGCCCTGGCGACCCTCGAGGGTGAATTTTTCAGGCGAAAATTGCACCTGCGGGACTAGATAATCCAGATCGGGCGCAAGCGTTTCTTCGATAAGCGCCGGAATATTTTCGTAGCCGTACTTCCAAAGGTTACCATCCTGGGTATGAGTAAGTTTCGTGAGTGGTTTGTCGGTGATTTTAGTCCTGATTTTAATACCAGAATCATTCTGTACGGACATGCTGGCCTTTTGGACTGCCACCTGATAAGCTTCTACGGGGCGAAACTGGCTCAGATAAACGGTATTTGAAGTATTGGTCTCATAAGAGCTCCGCATTGTGTACGGATAACTTGCAGATACCGGACGCAGCACCAGGATTCTGTCATCTACATACAATGCCGCACTGGGGTTGTTGGTATAATCCGAGAAATCTTTTTTGGTATAAGTCTTTACCAATTTACCACTGCTGTCGAACATTTCTACTTTAATATTACTTACTTTCGTATTAGGATTGTAAGGAATAAAAACTGTAGAAAAGCGGTCTCCGGCACTGTTTATGACAGAGACCGCGTGGGTAGCTTTTATCTGAAGCTCATTTATTGATTTTAGGATATACTGCTCATCATGCTCGCGCACGACGGCATTTGCATTACTCAGCAAATTTTCGGGGATTAGGCCGAAGTCATAATCCTGCGCATAGGCTGTTACTGATATGAACAGTAAAGCCAGCCTTGAAAAAGTTTTCATTAAAGTAGAAAGCTATTAATTTTCCGTATCTGGGGAAAATACCCTCTGACCCAACTCCTGATCGAAAAGATACAGCGCTGAGGGGTTACCGCTTACCATGTTGATTTTGGTTACTAACTGTGAAGCGTTGGCCTCTTCCTCTACCTGTTCATTCACGAACCATTGCAGGAAAGATACTGTGGCGAAATCTCCCTCATCATTCGCATTCTTCAAAATATGGAAAATGCTTTGGGTAACAACTTTTTCATGTTCCAGTGCTTTTTCGAAAATATCTTTGGCATCTGCGAACTGGTGCGGTGGCTGCGGAATTTCCCCCGGAACAATCTCGGCACCTACATCTACCAAATAATCAAACATTTTGTCGGCATGCATGAGTTCTTCCTTGCTTTGCACACGGAAATAGTTGGCAATCCCATCAAGATCCTTGGCATAGAACCACGCGGA
This DNA window, taken from Chryseobacterium sp. 6424, encodes the following:
- a CDS encoding DUF3857 domain-containing protein, yielding MKTFSRLALLFISVTAYAQDYDFGLIPENLLSNANAVVREHDEQYILKSINELQIKATHAVSVINSAGDRFSTVFIPYNPNTKVSNIKVEMFDSSGKLVKTYTKKDFSDYTNNPSAALYVDDRILVLRPVSASYPYTMRSSYETNTSNTVYLSQFRPVEAYQVAVQKASMSVQNDSGIKIRTKITDKPLTKLTHTQDGNLWKYGYENIPALIEETLAPDLDYLVPQVQFSPEKFTLEGRQGDMTDWDAFGKWYYQQLITPVSELTPEIIAEVKALNLTGSTAERVKTLYQYMQNKTRYVLIAMGIGGWQPMPAAEVSKKGYGDCKALTNYMRTLLAAAGIPSYFSVIYDGESVELFDKDFPRLSGNHAILMVPTEEGNIWLENTSQKHAFNHLSFTSHHRNVLAVKDDGIQIVDTPVYKPEQSKEKLVARITLLEDGGMNSEATFQFSGGQYDTNLRLFSLKNDELTELIKSRYYQLKIDQLLVKNLQNDRDKAHISYGLQLKANNFAKKLGADLFFPVMPYYEAVLFSENEERQHPFEISFPFQDDYEIEFSAPEGYAFNELPASNTITTDFGTYTIKFELKDKKLSVHRILTINKGIYPKERFKEYLAFRKKTAASDNTKILITKH
- a CDS encoding ferritin, translating into MISQKIAQLINSQIAKEQYAAQYYLSMSAWFYAKDLDGIANYFRVQSKEELMHADKMFDYLVDVGAEIVPGEIPQPPHQFADAKDIFEKALEHEKVVTQSIFHILKNANDEGDFATVSFLQWFVNEQVEEEANASQLVTKINMVSGNPSALYLFDQELGQRVFSPDTEN